From Zalophus californianus isolate mZalCal1 chromosome 16, mZalCal1.pri.v2, whole genome shotgun sequence, one genomic window encodes:
- the MTMR4 gene encoding myotubularin-related protein 4 isoform X4, whose protein sequence is MSLTARVSCSMLSCFGEEGPPSLEYIQAKDLFPPKELVKEEENLQVPFTVLQGEGVEFLGRAADALIAISNYRLHIKFKDSVINVPLRMIDSVESRDMFQLHIACKDSKVVRCHFSTFKQCQEWLSRLSRATARPAKPEDLFAFAYHAWCLGLTEEDQHTHLCQPGEHIRCRQEAELMRMGFDLQNVWRVSHINSNYKLCPSYPQKLLVPVWITDKELENVASFRSWKRIPVVVYRHLRNGAAIARCSQPEISWWGWRNADDEYLVTSIAKACALDPGTRATGGSLSTGNSDASEACDTDFDSSLTACSGVESTAAPQKLLILDARSYTAAVANRAKGGGSECEEYYPNCEVVFMGMANIHAIRNSFQYLRAVCSQMPDPSNWLSALESTKWLQHLSVMLKAAVLVANTVDRESRPVLVHCSDGWDRTPQIVALAKILLDPYYRTLEGFQVLVESDWLDFGHKFGDRCGHQENAEDQNEQCPVFLQWLDSVHQLLKQFPCLFEFNEAFLVKLVQHTYSCLYGTFLANNPCEREKRNIYKRTCSVWALLRAGNKNFHNFLYTPGSDMVLHPVCHVRALHLWTAVYLPASSPCPLGEETMDLYLSPAAPSQEFAGRSLDRLPKTRSMDDLLSACDTSSPLTRTSSDPNLNNHCQEARVGLEPWHSNPEESETFVESGAGGPQQTIGEMGLPSPLPSSQRDYLSNKPFKSHRSCSPSYKLLSTAVPQEMKSNISDPEIKVLEETKAPAPDPPAHSELSRTLDGTEQPPEPCPEKAAVCALSEVGSNKCHGVCDFPESSQDSLTGTPQQALLDSMLGSNWDSFQGMVTSFPSGETTPRRLLSYGCCSKRSSNKQVRAPGPCFGGQWAQREGMKSPVCSSHSNGHCTGPGGKNNRMWLSGHPKQVSSTKPVPLSCPSPVPPLYLDDDGLPFPTDVIQHRLRQIEAGYKQEVEQLRRQVRELQMRLDIRHCCAPPAEPPMDYEDDFTCLKESDGSDIEDFGSDHSEDCLSEASWEPVDKKETEVTRWVPDHMASHCYNCDCEFWLAKRRHHCRNCGNVFCAGCCHLKLPIPDQQLYDPVLVCNSCYEHIQVSRARELMSQHLKKPIATASS, encoded by the exons GTGCCCTTTACAGTGCTGCAGGGTGAGGGAGTGGAGTTCTTGGGCCGGGCAGCCGATGCCCTCATTGCCATCTCCAACTACAGGCTGCATATCAAGTTCAAAGATTCTGTCATCAAC GTCCCCCTCCGGATGATTGACAGTGTGGAGAGCCGTGATATGTTCCAGTTGCACATTGCCTGCAAGGACTCCAAGGTGGTGAG GTGCCACTTCTCCACTTTCAAGCAGTGCCAAGAGTGGCTGTCACGGCTAAGCCGGGCCACGGCGAGACCTGCCAAGCCTGAAGACCTCTTTGCCTTCGCCTACCATGCCTGGTGCCTGGGGCTGACTGAGGAGGACCAGCATACCCACCTCTGTCAGCCAG GAGAGCACATACGATGTCGGCAGGAGGCTGAGCTCATGAGGATGGGCTTTGATCTGCAGAATGTCTGGAGAGTCTCCCACATCAACAGCAACTACAA ATTGTGCCCCAGTTATCCCCAGAAGCTGCTGGTTCCTGTGTGGATCACAGACAAAGAGCTGGAGAATGTGGCTTCCTTCCGTTCCTGGAAGCGGATCCCGGTAGTCGTGTATAG ACACCTGCGCAACGGGGCTGCAATCGCCCGCTGCAGCCAGCCGGAGATCAGCTGGTGGGGCTGGCGCAATGCCGATGATGAGTACCTGGTCACCTCCATCGCCAAAGCCTGTGCCCTGGACCCGGGGACAAGGGCCACTGGGGGCTCCCTCAGCACTGGGAATAGTGATGCCAGCGAGGCATGTGACACTGACTTCG ATTCCTCCTTGACTGCATGCTCTGGAGTGGAGAGCACAGCAGCCCCCCAGAAGCTGCTGATCCTGGATGCTCGATCCTACACGGCGGCAGTGGCCAACCGGGCCAAGGGTGGAGGCTCTGAGTGCGAAG AATACTACCCCAACTGTGAGGTTGTGTTCATGGGAATGGCCAACATCCATGCCATCCGGAACAGCTTCCAGTACCTTCGGGCTGTGTGTAGCCAGATGCCTGATCCCAGCAA CTGGTTGTCGGCCCTGGAGAGCACCAAATGGCTGCAGCACTTGTCCGTGATGCTCAAGGCAGCTGTGCTCGTCGCTAATACCGTGGACCGGGAAAGCCGGCCCGTGTTGGTGCACTGCTCGGACGGCTGGGACCGGACGCCACAGATCGTAGCCCTGGCCAAGATACTACTGGACCCATATTACAGGACGCTGGAG GGCTTCCAAGTGTTAGTAGAGTCTGACTGGCTAGATTTTGGGCACAAGTTTGGAGATCGCTGCGGCCACCAGGAGAATGCAGAGGACCAAAATGAGCAGTGCCCGGTGTTCCTCCAGTGGCTTGATTCTGTTCATCAGCTGCTCAAGCAATTTCCCTGCCTGTTTGAGTTTAATGAAGCATTCCTG GTCAAGCTGGTGCAGCACACGTACTCCTGCCTCTATGGCACGTTCCTGGCCAACAACCCCTGTGAGCGAGAGAAGCGCAACATCTACAAGCGGACCTGCTCTGTGTGGGCTCTCCTGCGAGCTGGCAATAAGAACTTTCATAACTTCCTCTACACACCTGGCTCCGACATG GTCCTGCATCCTGTGTGTCATGTCCGGGCCCTGCACCTCTGGACAGCTGTTTATTTGCCAGCATCGTCCCCATGTCCGCTCGGGGAGGAGACCATGGATCTTTACCTTTCCCCAGCAGCTCCGAGCCAAGAGTTTGCTGGCCGCTCTCTGGACAG ATTACCTAAAACCAGATCTATGGATGATCTGCTTTCTGCCTGTGACACAAGCAGCCCCCTGACTCGCACATCCAGTGACCCGAACCTCAATAACCACTGTCAGGAGGCCAGAGTAGGCCTGGAGCCCTGGCATAGCAATCCTGAGGAATCCGAGACCTTTGTGGAATCTGGGGCAGGAGGTCCTCAGCAGACTATAGGAGAAATGggtcttccttcccctctgcccagcaGCCAGAGAGACTACTTGAGCAATAAACCCTTCAAGAGTCACAGAAGCTGTTCTCCAAGTTACAAACTGCTTAGTACTGCAGTGCCCCAGGAGATGAAGAGCAACATCTCTGATCCTGAAATCAAAGTCCTGGAAGAGACTAAGGCACCAGCTCCAGACCCTCCTGCCCACAGTGAGCTGAGCAGGACTTTAGATGGCACGGAGCAGCCCCCTGAACCTTGTCCTGAAAAAGCAGCTGTCTGTGCACTCTCTGAAGTTGGTTCCAACAAGTGTCATGGAGTTTGTGATTTTCCTGAGTCTTCCCAGGACTCCCTGACAGGCACCCCCCAACAGGCCCTGCTGGATTCCATGCTAG GATCCAACTGGGACAGCTTCCAAGGAATGGTGACTTCATTCCCAAGTGGGGAGACCACCCCTCGGCGGCTGCTTTCCTACGGCTGTTGTAGCAAGAGGTCAAGCAACAAGCAGGTGCGGGCACCAGGGCCCTGCTTTGGGGGCCAGTGGGCTCAGAGAGAAGGGATGAAGTCACCAGTCTGTTCTAGTCATTCCAATGGACACTGTACTGGtccaggaggaaaaaataacCGGATGTGGTTGTCCGGTCATCCAAAGCAGGTCTCCAGCACGAAGCCTGTTCCACTGAGCTGCCCTTCTCCAGTGCCTCCACTCTACCTGGATGATGACGGACTCCCCTTTCCCACGGATGTGATCCAGCACAGATTACGGCAAATCGAAGCAGGGTACAAGCAAGAGGTGGAGCAGCTACGTCGGCAAGTACGTGAGCTTCAGATGAGGCTGGACATCCGTCACTGCTGTGCCCCTCCAGCAGAGCCCCCCATGGACTATGAGGATGATTTT ACATGTTTGAAGGAGTCAGATGGCAGTGATATAGAAGATTTTGGCTCTGATCACAGTGAGGACTGCCTTTCAGAAGCAAGCTGGGAACCTGTTGATAAGAAAGAGACTGAG GTGACTCGCTGGGTTCCAGACCATATGGCATCACATTGCTATAACTGTGATTGTGAATTCTGGTTGGCCAAACGAAGACACCATTGCAG AAATTGTGGGAATGTGTTTTGTGCTGGCTGCTGCCACCTGAAGTTGCCCATTCCTGATCAACAACTCTATGACCCAGTTCTCGTCTGTAACTCATGTTACGAACACATCCAAGTATCTCGTGCCAGGGAACTCATGAGCCAACATCTGAAGAAACCCATTGCTACAGCTTCCAGCTGA
- the MTMR4 gene encoding myotubularin-related protein 4 isoform X1, translating to MSLTARVSCSMLSCFGEEGPPSLEYIQAKDLFPPKELVKEEENLQVPFTVLQGEGVEFLGRAADALIAISNYRLHIKFKDSVINVPLRMIDSVESRDMFQLHIACKDSKVVRCHFSTFKQCQEWLSRLSRATARPAKPEDLFAFAYHAWCLGLTEEDQHTHLCQPGEHIRCRQEAELMRMGFDLQNVWRVSHINSNYKLCPSYPQKLLVPVWITDKELENVASFRSWKRIPVVVYRHLRNGAAIARCSQPEISWWGWRNADDEYLVTSIAKACALDPGTRATGGSLSTGNSDASEACDTDFDSSLTACSGVESTAAPQKLLILDARSYTAAVANRAKGGGSECEEYYPNCEVVFMGMANIHAIRNSFQYLRAVCSQMPDPSNWLSALESTKWLQHLSVMLKAAVLVANTVDRESRPVLVHCSDGWDRTPQIVALAKILLDPYYRTLEGFQVLVESDWLDFGHKFGDRCGHQENAEDQNEQCPVFLQWLDSVHQLLKQFPCLFEFNEAFLVKLVQHTYSCLYGTFLANNPCEREKRNIYKRTCSVWALLRAGNKNFHNFLYTPGSDMVLHPVCHVRALHLWTAVYLPASSPCPLGEETMDLYLSPAAPSQEFAGRSLDRLPKTRSMDDLLSACDTSSPLTRTSSDPNLNNHCQEARVGLEPWHSNPEESETFVESGAGGPQQTIGEMGLPSPLPSSQRDYLSNKPFKSHRSCSPSYKLLSTAVPQEMKSNISDPEIKVLEETKAPAPDPPAHSELSRTLDGTEQPPEPCPEKAAVCALSEVGSNKCHGVCDFPESSQDSLTGTPQQALLDSMLGVPSRCAPDHSLGTLCNAPSATCQTPPEPSTDFLSQDPPGSGASISHQEQPSSVPDLIHKEEYTGKRGNNRNGLLLENPRFGKVPLELARKPISQSQISEFSFLGSNWDSFQGMVTSFPSGETTPRRLLSYGCCSKRSSNKQVRAPGPCFGGQWAQREGMKSPVCSSHSNGHCTGPGGKNNRMWLSGHPKQVSSTKPVPLSCPSPVPPLYLDDDGLPFPTDVIQHRLRQIEAGYKQEVEQLRRQVRELQMRLDIRHCCAPPAEPPMDYEDDFTCLKESDGSDIEDFGSDHSEDCLSEASWEPVDKKETEVTRWVPDHMASHCYNCDCEFWLAKRRHHCRNCGNVFCAGCCHLKLPIPDQQLYDPVLVCNSCYEHIQVSRARELMSQHLKKPIATASS from the exons GTGCCCTTTACAGTGCTGCAGGGTGAGGGAGTGGAGTTCTTGGGCCGGGCAGCCGATGCCCTCATTGCCATCTCCAACTACAGGCTGCATATCAAGTTCAAAGATTCTGTCATCAAC GTCCCCCTCCGGATGATTGACAGTGTGGAGAGCCGTGATATGTTCCAGTTGCACATTGCCTGCAAGGACTCCAAGGTGGTGAG GTGCCACTTCTCCACTTTCAAGCAGTGCCAAGAGTGGCTGTCACGGCTAAGCCGGGCCACGGCGAGACCTGCCAAGCCTGAAGACCTCTTTGCCTTCGCCTACCATGCCTGGTGCCTGGGGCTGACTGAGGAGGACCAGCATACCCACCTCTGTCAGCCAG GAGAGCACATACGATGTCGGCAGGAGGCTGAGCTCATGAGGATGGGCTTTGATCTGCAGAATGTCTGGAGAGTCTCCCACATCAACAGCAACTACAA ATTGTGCCCCAGTTATCCCCAGAAGCTGCTGGTTCCTGTGTGGATCACAGACAAAGAGCTGGAGAATGTGGCTTCCTTCCGTTCCTGGAAGCGGATCCCGGTAGTCGTGTATAG ACACCTGCGCAACGGGGCTGCAATCGCCCGCTGCAGCCAGCCGGAGATCAGCTGGTGGGGCTGGCGCAATGCCGATGATGAGTACCTGGTCACCTCCATCGCCAAAGCCTGTGCCCTGGACCCGGGGACAAGGGCCACTGGGGGCTCCCTCAGCACTGGGAATAGTGATGCCAGCGAGGCATGTGACACTGACTTCG ATTCCTCCTTGACTGCATGCTCTGGAGTGGAGAGCACAGCAGCCCCCCAGAAGCTGCTGATCCTGGATGCTCGATCCTACACGGCGGCAGTGGCCAACCGGGCCAAGGGTGGAGGCTCTGAGTGCGAAG AATACTACCCCAACTGTGAGGTTGTGTTCATGGGAATGGCCAACATCCATGCCATCCGGAACAGCTTCCAGTACCTTCGGGCTGTGTGTAGCCAGATGCCTGATCCCAGCAA CTGGTTGTCGGCCCTGGAGAGCACCAAATGGCTGCAGCACTTGTCCGTGATGCTCAAGGCAGCTGTGCTCGTCGCTAATACCGTGGACCGGGAAAGCCGGCCCGTGTTGGTGCACTGCTCGGACGGCTGGGACCGGACGCCACAGATCGTAGCCCTGGCCAAGATACTACTGGACCCATATTACAGGACGCTGGAG GGCTTCCAAGTGTTAGTAGAGTCTGACTGGCTAGATTTTGGGCACAAGTTTGGAGATCGCTGCGGCCACCAGGAGAATGCAGAGGACCAAAATGAGCAGTGCCCGGTGTTCCTCCAGTGGCTTGATTCTGTTCATCAGCTGCTCAAGCAATTTCCCTGCCTGTTTGAGTTTAATGAAGCATTCCTG GTCAAGCTGGTGCAGCACACGTACTCCTGCCTCTATGGCACGTTCCTGGCCAACAACCCCTGTGAGCGAGAGAAGCGCAACATCTACAAGCGGACCTGCTCTGTGTGGGCTCTCCTGCGAGCTGGCAATAAGAACTTTCATAACTTCCTCTACACACCTGGCTCCGACATG GTCCTGCATCCTGTGTGTCATGTCCGGGCCCTGCACCTCTGGACAGCTGTTTATTTGCCAGCATCGTCCCCATGTCCGCTCGGGGAGGAGACCATGGATCTTTACCTTTCCCCAGCAGCTCCGAGCCAAGAGTTTGCTGGCCGCTCTCTGGACAG ATTACCTAAAACCAGATCTATGGATGATCTGCTTTCTGCCTGTGACACAAGCAGCCCCCTGACTCGCACATCCAGTGACCCGAACCTCAATAACCACTGTCAGGAGGCCAGAGTAGGCCTGGAGCCCTGGCATAGCAATCCTGAGGAATCCGAGACCTTTGTGGAATCTGGGGCAGGAGGTCCTCAGCAGACTATAGGAGAAATGggtcttccttcccctctgcccagcaGCCAGAGAGACTACTTGAGCAATAAACCCTTCAAGAGTCACAGAAGCTGTTCTCCAAGTTACAAACTGCTTAGTACTGCAGTGCCCCAGGAGATGAAGAGCAACATCTCTGATCCTGAAATCAAAGTCCTGGAAGAGACTAAGGCACCAGCTCCAGACCCTCCTGCCCACAGTGAGCTGAGCAGGACTTTAGATGGCACGGAGCAGCCCCCTGAACCTTGTCCTGAAAAAGCAGCTGTCTGTGCACTCTCTGAAGTTGGTTCCAACAAGTGTCATGGAGTTTGTGATTTTCCTGAGTCTTCCCAGGACTCCCTGACAGGCACCCCCCAACAGGCCCTGCTGGATTCCATGCTAGGTGTGCCCTCCAGATGTGCTCCAGATCACAGTCTGGGCACCCTTTGCAACGCACCGAGTGCTACCTGCCAGACTCCTCCAGAGCCAAGCACTGACTTCCTCAGCCAAGATCCCCCGGGGTCTGGGGCAAGCATCTCCCACCAGGAACAGCCCAGTTCTGTGCCAGATCTGATTCATAAGGAGGAATACACTGGCAAAAGAGGGAATAATAGGAATGGGCTGTTACTGGAAAATCCTCGCTTTGGGAAAGTGCCACTGGAATTGGCCCGAAAGCCAATTTCTCAGAGCCAGATCAGTGAATTCTCTTTTTTAGGATCCAACTGGGACAGCTTCCAAGGAATGGTGACTTCATTCCCAAGTGGGGAGACCACCCCTCGGCGGCTGCTTTCCTACGGCTGTTGTAGCAAGAGGTCAAGCAACAAGCAGGTGCGGGCACCAGGGCCCTGCTTTGGGGGCCAGTGGGCTCAGAGAGAAGGGATGAAGTCACCAGTCTGTTCTAGTCATTCCAATGGACACTGTACTGGtccaggaggaaaaaataacCGGATGTGGTTGTCCGGTCATCCAAAGCAGGTCTCCAGCACGAAGCCTGTTCCACTGAGCTGCCCTTCTCCAGTGCCTCCACTCTACCTGGATGATGACGGACTCCCCTTTCCCACGGATGTGATCCAGCACAGATTACGGCAAATCGAAGCAGGGTACAAGCAAGAGGTGGAGCAGCTACGTCGGCAAGTACGTGAGCTTCAGATGAGGCTGGACATCCGTCACTGCTGTGCCCCTCCAGCAGAGCCCCCCATGGACTATGAGGATGATTTT ACATGTTTGAAGGAGTCAGATGGCAGTGATATAGAAGATTTTGGCTCTGATCACAGTGAGGACTGCCTTTCAGAAGCAAGCTGGGAACCTGTTGATAAGAAAGAGACTGAG GTGACTCGCTGGGTTCCAGACCATATGGCATCACATTGCTATAACTGTGATTGTGAATTCTGGTTGGCCAAACGAAGACACCATTGCAG AAATTGTGGGAATGTGTTTTGTGCTGGCTGCTGCCACCTGAAGTTGCCCATTCCTGATCAACAACTCTATGACCCAGTTCTCGTCTGTAACTCATGTTACGAACACATCCAAGTATCTCGTGCCAGGGAACTCATGAGCCAACATCTGAAGAAACCCATTGCTACAGCTTCCAGCTGA
- the MTMR4 gene encoding myotubularin-related protein 4 isoform X2, with product MGEEGPPSLEYIQAKDLFPPKELVKEEENLQVPFTVLQGEGVEFLGRAADALIAISNYRLHIKFKDSVINVPLRMIDSVESRDMFQLHIACKDSKVVRCHFSTFKQCQEWLSRLSRATARPAKPEDLFAFAYHAWCLGLTEEDQHTHLCQPGEHIRCRQEAELMRMGFDLQNVWRVSHINSNYKLCPSYPQKLLVPVWITDKELENVASFRSWKRIPVVVYRHLRNGAAIARCSQPEISWWGWRNADDEYLVTSIAKACALDPGTRATGGSLSTGNSDASEACDTDFDSSLTACSGVESTAAPQKLLILDARSYTAAVANRAKGGGSECEEYYPNCEVVFMGMANIHAIRNSFQYLRAVCSQMPDPSNWLSALESTKWLQHLSVMLKAAVLVANTVDRESRPVLVHCSDGWDRTPQIVALAKILLDPYYRTLEGFQVLVESDWLDFGHKFGDRCGHQENAEDQNEQCPVFLQWLDSVHQLLKQFPCLFEFNEAFLVKLVQHTYSCLYGTFLANNPCEREKRNIYKRTCSVWALLRAGNKNFHNFLYTPGSDMVLHPVCHVRALHLWTAVYLPASSPCPLGEETMDLYLSPAAPSQEFAGRSLDRLPKTRSMDDLLSACDTSSPLTRTSSDPNLNNHCQEARVGLEPWHSNPEESETFVESGAGGPQQTIGEMGLPSPLPSSQRDYLSNKPFKSHRSCSPSYKLLSTAVPQEMKSNISDPEIKVLEETKAPAPDPPAHSELSRTLDGTEQPPEPCPEKAAVCALSEVGSNKCHGVCDFPESSQDSLTGTPQQALLDSMLGVPSRCAPDHSLGTLCNAPSATCQTPPEPSTDFLSQDPPGSGASISHQEQPSSVPDLIHKEEYTGKRGNNRNGLLLENPRFGKVPLELARKPISQSQISEFSFLGSNWDSFQGMVTSFPSGETTPRRLLSYGCCSKRSSNKQVRAPGPCFGGQWAQREGMKSPVCSSHSNGHCTGPGGKNNRMWLSGHPKQVSSTKPVPLSCPSPVPPLYLDDDGLPFPTDVIQHRLRQIEAGYKQEVEQLRRQVRELQMRLDIRHCCAPPAEPPMDYEDDFTCLKESDGSDIEDFGSDHSEDCLSEASWEPVDKKETEVTRWVPDHMASHCYNCDCEFWLAKRRHHCRNCGNVFCAGCCHLKLPIPDQQLYDPVLVCNSCYEHIQVSRARELMSQHLKKPIATASS from the exons GTGCCCTTTACAGTGCTGCAGGGTGAGGGAGTGGAGTTCTTGGGCCGGGCAGCCGATGCCCTCATTGCCATCTCCAACTACAGGCTGCATATCAAGTTCAAAGATTCTGTCATCAAC GTCCCCCTCCGGATGATTGACAGTGTGGAGAGCCGTGATATGTTCCAGTTGCACATTGCCTGCAAGGACTCCAAGGTGGTGAG GTGCCACTTCTCCACTTTCAAGCAGTGCCAAGAGTGGCTGTCACGGCTAAGCCGGGCCACGGCGAGACCTGCCAAGCCTGAAGACCTCTTTGCCTTCGCCTACCATGCCTGGTGCCTGGGGCTGACTGAGGAGGACCAGCATACCCACCTCTGTCAGCCAG GAGAGCACATACGATGTCGGCAGGAGGCTGAGCTCATGAGGATGGGCTTTGATCTGCAGAATGTCTGGAGAGTCTCCCACATCAACAGCAACTACAA ATTGTGCCCCAGTTATCCCCAGAAGCTGCTGGTTCCTGTGTGGATCACAGACAAAGAGCTGGAGAATGTGGCTTCCTTCCGTTCCTGGAAGCGGATCCCGGTAGTCGTGTATAG ACACCTGCGCAACGGGGCTGCAATCGCCCGCTGCAGCCAGCCGGAGATCAGCTGGTGGGGCTGGCGCAATGCCGATGATGAGTACCTGGTCACCTCCATCGCCAAAGCCTGTGCCCTGGACCCGGGGACAAGGGCCACTGGGGGCTCCCTCAGCACTGGGAATAGTGATGCCAGCGAGGCATGTGACACTGACTTCG ATTCCTCCTTGACTGCATGCTCTGGAGTGGAGAGCACAGCAGCCCCCCAGAAGCTGCTGATCCTGGATGCTCGATCCTACACGGCGGCAGTGGCCAACCGGGCCAAGGGTGGAGGCTCTGAGTGCGAAG AATACTACCCCAACTGTGAGGTTGTGTTCATGGGAATGGCCAACATCCATGCCATCCGGAACAGCTTCCAGTACCTTCGGGCTGTGTGTAGCCAGATGCCTGATCCCAGCAA CTGGTTGTCGGCCCTGGAGAGCACCAAATGGCTGCAGCACTTGTCCGTGATGCTCAAGGCAGCTGTGCTCGTCGCTAATACCGTGGACCGGGAAAGCCGGCCCGTGTTGGTGCACTGCTCGGACGGCTGGGACCGGACGCCACAGATCGTAGCCCTGGCCAAGATACTACTGGACCCATATTACAGGACGCTGGAG GGCTTCCAAGTGTTAGTAGAGTCTGACTGGCTAGATTTTGGGCACAAGTTTGGAGATCGCTGCGGCCACCAGGAGAATGCAGAGGACCAAAATGAGCAGTGCCCGGTGTTCCTCCAGTGGCTTGATTCTGTTCATCAGCTGCTCAAGCAATTTCCCTGCCTGTTTGAGTTTAATGAAGCATTCCTG GTCAAGCTGGTGCAGCACACGTACTCCTGCCTCTATGGCACGTTCCTGGCCAACAACCCCTGTGAGCGAGAGAAGCGCAACATCTACAAGCGGACCTGCTCTGTGTGGGCTCTCCTGCGAGCTGGCAATAAGAACTTTCATAACTTCCTCTACACACCTGGCTCCGACATG GTCCTGCATCCTGTGTGTCATGTCCGGGCCCTGCACCTCTGGACAGCTGTTTATTTGCCAGCATCGTCCCCATGTCCGCTCGGGGAGGAGACCATGGATCTTTACCTTTCCCCAGCAGCTCCGAGCCAAGAGTTTGCTGGCCGCTCTCTGGACAG ATTACCTAAAACCAGATCTATGGATGATCTGCTTTCTGCCTGTGACACAAGCAGCCCCCTGACTCGCACATCCAGTGACCCGAACCTCAATAACCACTGTCAGGAGGCCAGAGTAGGCCTGGAGCCCTGGCATAGCAATCCTGAGGAATCCGAGACCTTTGTGGAATCTGGGGCAGGAGGTCCTCAGCAGACTATAGGAGAAATGggtcttccttcccctctgcccagcaGCCAGAGAGACTACTTGAGCAATAAACCCTTCAAGAGTCACAGAAGCTGTTCTCCAAGTTACAAACTGCTTAGTACTGCAGTGCCCCAGGAGATGAAGAGCAACATCTCTGATCCTGAAATCAAAGTCCTGGAAGAGACTAAGGCACCAGCTCCAGACCCTCCTGCCCACAGTGAGCTGAGCAGGACTTTAGATGGCACGGAGCAGCCCCCTGAACCTTGTCCTGAAAAAGCAGCTGTCTGTGCACTCTCTGAAGTTGGTTCCAACAAGTGTCATGGAGTTTGTGATTTTCCTGAGTCTTCCCAGGACTCCCTGACAGGCACCCCCCAACAGGCCCTGCTGGATTCCATGCTAGGTGTGCCCTCCAGATGTGCTCCAGATCACAGTCTGGGCACCCTTTGCAACGCACCGAGTGCTACCTGCCAGACTCCTCCAGAGCCAAGCACTGACTTCCTCAGCCAAGATCCCCCGGGGTCTGGGGCAAGCATCTCCCACCAGGAACAGCCCAGTTCTGTGCCAGATCTGATTCATAAGGAGGAATACACTGGCAAAAGAGGGAATAATAGGAATGGGCTGTTACTGGAAAATCCTCGCTTTGGGAAAGTGCCACTGGAATTGGCCCGAAAGCCAATTTCTCAGAGCCAGATCAGTGAATTCTCTTTTTTAGGATCCAACTGGGACAGCTTCCAAGGAATGGTGACTTCATTCCCAAGTGGGGAGACCACCCCTCGGCGGCTGCTTTCCTACGGCTGTTGTAGCAAGAGGTCAAGCAACAAGCAGGTGCGGGCACCAGGGCCCTGCTTTGGGGGCCAGTGGGCTCAGAGAGAAGGGATGAAGTCACCAGTCTGTTCTAGTCATTCCAATGGACACTGTACTGGtccaggaggaaaaaataacCGGATGTGGTTGTCCGGTCATCCAAAGCAGGTCTCCAGCACGAAGCCTGTTCCACTGAGCTGCCCTTCTCCAGTGCCTCCACTCTACCTGGATGATGACGGACTCCCCTTTCCCACGGATGTGATCCAGCACAGATTACGGCAAATCGAAGCAGGGTACAAGCAAGAGGTGGAGCAGCTACGTCGGCAAGTACGTGAGCTTCAGATGAGGCTGGACATCCGTCACTGCTGTGCCCCTCCAGCAGAGCCCCCCATGGACTATGAGGATGATTTT ACATGTTTGAAGGAGTCAGATGGCAGTGATATAGAAGATTTTGGCTCTGATCACAGTGAGGACTGCCTTTCAGAAGCAAGCTGGGAACCTGTTGATAAGAAAGAGACTGAG GTGACTCGCTGGGTTCCAGACCATATGGCATCACATTGCTATAACTGTGATTGTGAATTCTGGTTGGCCAAACGAAGACACCATTGCAG AAATTGTGGGAATGTGTTTTGTGCTGGCTGCTGCCACCTGAAGTTGCCCATTCCTGATCAACAACTCTATGACCCAGTTCTCGTCTGTAACTCATGTTACGAACACATCCAAGTATCTCGTGCCAGGGAACTCATGAGCCAACATCTGAAGAAACCCATTGCTACAGCTTCCAGCTGA